In the genome of Nitrospinaceae bacterium, one region contains:
- a CDS encoding NAD(P)-dependent alcohol dehydrogenase: KTIVGNLVGTYAELVELMALADRGLVNLATHEYKLADANQALHDLHAGKIRGRAVLIP; the protein is encoded by the coding sequence AGAAGACAATTGTCGGCAATTTGGTCGGCACTTATGCCGAATTGGTCGAGTTGATGGCGCTGGCGGATCGCGGCCTGGTTAATCTCGCCACGCATGAATATAAACTCGCCGACGCCAATCAGGCTCTGCACGATCTGCATGCCGGTAAAATAAGAGGAAGGGCCGTCCTCATTCCCTAA